A stretch of Vigna angularis cultivar LongXiaoDou No.4 chromosome 4, ASM1680809v1, whole genome shotgun sequence DNA encodes these proteins:
- the LOC108329888 gene encoding GPN-loop GTPase QQT1 — translation MVFGQVVVGPPGSGKTTYCNGMSQFLSLIGRKVAVINLDPANDSLPYECAVNIEDLVKLSDVMVEHSLGPNGGLVYCMDYLEKNIDWLEAKLEPLLKDHYLLFDFPGQVELFFLHSSAKNVIMKLINKLNLRLTAMHLIDAHLCSDPGKYISALLLSLSTMLHLELPHINVLSKIDLIESYGKLAFNLDFYTDVQDLSYLQHHLDQDPRSAKYRKLTKELCEVIENFSLVSFTTLDIQDKESVGNLVKLIDKCNGYIFTGIEASAVEFSKLAVGPVDWDYYRVAAVQEKYMKDDENIDDNE, via the exons ATGGTGTTTGGGCAAGTAGTAGTTGGGCCTCCTGGCTCTGGCAAAACAACTTATTGCAATGGCATGTCTCAGTTTCTAAGTCTCATTGGAAG GAAGGTTGCTGTTATCAATTTGGATCCCGCTAATGATTCATTACC CTATGAATGTGCTGTGAACATTGAGGATCTTGTGAAATTAAGTGATGTAATGGTGGAACATTCACTTGGTCCAAATGGGG GTCTTGTGTACTGCATGGATTATCTTGAGAAAAATATCGACTGGTTGGAAGCAAAATTGGAACCTCTTTTGAAAG ATCACTACCTACTCTTTGATTTTCCTGGCCAAGTGGAACTCTTTTTCCTTCATTCAAGTGCCAAGAATGTCATCATGAAGCTCATAAATAAATTGAACCTAAGG TTAACTGCAATGCATTTGATTGATGCCCATCTTTGCAGTGACCCTGGGAAATATATTAGTGCATTGCTTTTATCCTTGTCCACGATGCTACATCTAGAACTCCCTCACATAAATGTCTTgtctaaaattgatttaattgagAGCTACGGAAAGCTAG CCTTTAACCTTGATTTCTATACAGACGTGCAAGACTTGTCGTATTTACAACACCATCTTGATCAAGATCCTCGCTCTGCTAAGTACAG AAAACTCACAAAGGAACTATGTGAAGTTATTGAGAACTTCAGTCTTGTGAGTTTTACAACCTTAGATATTCAG GACAAAGAGAGTGTAGGGAATTTGGTGAAGCTGATAGACAAATGCAATGGGTACATATTTACCGGTATAGAAGCAAGTGCAGTTGAATTTAGCAAGCTTGCAGTTGGTCCTGTTGATTGGGATTATTATAG AGTTGCAGCAGTGCAAGAGAAGTACATGAAGGATGATGAAAATATTGATGATAATGAATGA
- the LOC108330659 gene encoding LIM domain-containing protein WLIM1 has product MAFAGTTQKCMACDKTVYLVDKLTADNRVFHKACFRCHHCKGTLKLSNYNSFEGVLYCKPHFDQLFKRTGSLDKSFEGTPKIAKPDKTGEEKPAATKVLNMFGGTRDKCAGCQKTVYPTEKVTVNGTPYHKSCFKCTHGGCVISPSNYIAHDGKLYCKHHHIQLIKEKGNLSQLEGDNEKSTIQEKTNGEVVAAET; this is encoded by the exons ATGGCATTTGCAGGAACAACTCAGAAATGCATGGCTTGTGACAAAACAGTTTATCTGGTTGATAAGTTAACTGCGGATAATCGAGTGTTCCACAAGGCTTGCTTCAGATGCCACCACTGCAAAGGAACACTCAAG CTTAGCAACTATAACTCTTTCGAGGGAGTTCTTTACTGCAAGCCACACTTCGATCAACTGTTCAAAAGAACTGGTAGTCTTGACAAAAGCTTCGAAG GGACaccaaaaattgctaaaccagaCAAAACTGGCGAAGAG AAACCTGCAGCAACCAAGGTCTTGAATATGTTTGGTGGAACCAGAGACAAATGTGCTGGTTGTCAGAAAACAGTGTATCCCACTGAAAAG GTGACGGTGAATGGAACTCCTTATCACAAGAGTTGTTTCAAATGCACTCATGGAGGGTGTGTTATTAGTCCCTCTAATTACATTGCACACGATGGAAAACTCTACTGCAAACACCATCACATTCAACTGATCAAGGAGAAGGGAAATTTAAGCCAGCTTGAAGGTGACAATGAGAAGAGTACAATTCAAGAGAAAACCAACGGGGAAGTAGTTGCAGCTGAGACATGA
- the LOC108330725 gene encoding protein NPGR1: MLCACSSGGQFKFEEPPQSPDSLATRDFSASGLSSRNTGEWEPKFDETQVEQAESTLKEALSLNYEEARALLGRLEYQRGNFDAALQVFQGIDIKGLTPRMIKAIAERIKQRKPRSKADIVGSNVMSLHSVSLLLEAILLKARSLEELGECIEAAKECRIILDTVESALPNGMPEGIGEDCKLQEMFHKALELLPRLWIKAGFLDEAVAAYRRALVKPWSLDPQRLASVEKDLATILLYGGVEVSLSCQQQVWGKTTPTNSVEEAIHLLVILMSKVAIGEIDWDAEIMDHLTFALSVTGMFELLADHVEQILPGIYSRAERWYFLALCFSAAGLDEVALNLLRKACGSSEANHRPHFPSFLLGAKLCSLDPRHAHEGINFSRKVIELAKHQNKHFLSQGHKFLGICYGAAARISVLDSERSIFQRESLDSLNCASVNGNDDLEAIFNLGLENAIQRNLDAAYNNIMTFSDMSAGSSRGWQLLALIVSALQRFKDAETIVDFALDEAGGMDQLDLLRLKAVLQISQQQPRQAIETFRILLALIQAKKEFWLQKNNIDREQAFRHEALTEKKLEMEAWQDLATIYTDIGCLLDAKTCVDKAQLIEFFSPRSWHIAGVVLEAQSLYREAFVSFSISLAVEPDYIPSIISTAELLMKLGMQSLPIARSFLMNALRLEPTNHDAWFNLGLVSKMEGSLQQAAEFFQAAYELKLSAPVQKFK, translated from the exons ATGTTGTGCGCCTGTTCTTCCGGTGGGCAGTTCAAATTCGAAGAGCCGCCGCAGTCGCCGGACTCCCTCGCCACCAGGGATTTCTCCGCCAGCGGACTCTCTTCCAGGAACACCGGGGAATGGGAGCCTAAATTCGATGAAACGCAAGTAGAACAAGCTGAATCTACTCTTAAAGAAGCTCTTTCCTTAAACTATGAG GAGGCCAGGGCTTTATTGGGGAGACTTGAATACCAAAGAGGGAATTTCGATGCTGCACTTCAAGTGTTTCAGGGTATAGACATCAAGGGTTTGACCCCGAGAATGATCAAGGCTATTGCTGAAAGAATCAAGCAAAGGAAACCACGTTCTAAGGCAGATATCGTGGGTTCAAATGTGATGTCATTGCACTCTGTTAGCCTGCTTCTTGAGGCAATTTTGCTTAAAGCAAGGTCACTGGAGGAACTTGGGGAATGCATTG AGGCTGCAAAGGAGTGCAGAATAATTCTTGATACAGTTGAATCTGCCCTTCCGAATGGAATGCCTGAGGGTATTGGAGAAGATTGTAAGTTGCAAGAGATGTTTCATAAAGCATTGGAATTACTTCCAAGGCTTTGGATCAAAGCAGGATTTCTGGATGAAGCTGTAGCTGCATATCGTCGTGCTCTGGTCAAGCCATGGAGTTTGGATCCACAAAGGTTGGCTTCTGTAGAAAAGGATTTAGCTACGATACTACTCTATGGAGGTGTAGAAGTTAGCTTATCCTGTCAGCAGCAGGTGTGGGGTAAAACAACTCCTACCAACAGTGTTGAAGAAGCGATACATTTGCTAGTAATACTCATGAGCAAGGTGGCAATTGGGGAAATAGACTGGGATGCTGAAATAATGGATCATCTTACGTTTGCACTTTCAGTCACTGGCATGTTTGAGTTACTTGCGGATCATGTAGAGCAGATCCTTCCAGGTATCTATAGTCGGGCTGAGAGGTGGTACTTTCTTGCTCTGTGTTTTAGTGCAGCAGGACTTGATGAGGTGGCATTGAACCTTTTAAGGAAGGCTTGCGGCAGTTCTGAAGCAAACCATAGACCccattttccttcatttttgcTTGGAGCAAAACTCTGTTCCCTAGATCCTCGCCATGCTCATGAAGGCATTAACTTCTCACGTAAAGTTATTGAGCTAGCTAAGCATCAAAATAAGCATTTTCTGAGTCAAGGCCATAAATTTCTTGGAATCTGCTATGGTGCTGCAGCTAGAATTTCTGTACTCGATTCTGAAAGAAGTATATTTCAAAgagagtctttggactctctaaaCTGTGCTTCCGTAAATGGAAATGATGACTTGGAAGCAATATTCAACCTTGGATTGGAAAATGCAATTCAAAGGAATCTGGATGCAGCTTACAACAACATAATGACGTTCTCAGACATGAGTGCTGGCAGTTCGAGAGGTTGGCAGCTGTTAGCACTTATAGTATCTGCACTGCAGCGGTTTAAGGATGCAGAAACTATAGTTGATTTTGCTTTAGATGAGGCTGGGGGGATGGATCAACTTGATCTTCTGAGATTGAAAGCTGTACTTCAAATTTCTCAACAGCAACCCAGGCAAGCAATAGAGACATTTCGAATCTTGCTTGCGTTAATTCAAGCAAAAAAGGAGTTTTGGCTTCAAAAAAACAACATTGATCGAGAACAAGCATTCAGGCATGAG GCATTAACAGAAAAGAAGTTGGAAATGGAAGCCTGGCAGGATTTGGCTACAATTTATACAGATATCGGTTGCTTGCTCGATGCAAAAACTTGTGTTGACAAGGCCCAATTGATAGAATTTTTTTCTCCAAGAAGTTGGCATATAGCAG GGGTGGTGCTTGAAGCTCAATCATTATACAGAGAAGCATTTGTTTCCTTTTCAATATCATTGGCAGTAGAACCAGATTACATTCCCAGTATCATTTCTACCGCAGAATTATTGATGAAACTTGGTATGCAATCACTTCCAATTGCAAGAAGTTTTTTAATGAATGCTTTACGATTAGAACCTACAAACCACGATGCTTGGTTCAACCTTGGCTTGGTTTCAAAAATGGAAGGTTCATTACAGCAAGCAGCAGAGTTCTTTCAAGCTGCTTATGAGCTGAAGCTTTCTGCTCCAGTGCAAAAATTTAAGTAA
- the LOC108329889 gene encoding uncharacterized protein LOC108329889: MLNHFVCGSFQHQEEDVAPCSSPMKSKRKKESRNNNPYSDRGLDKFSALLADLDERRQKVYSQTSPQEISLVRFAYSSNDDFVPIVVKLKNKDQNKKHKSEELKTTHLTSFSEQLEKSADHEEATVEESKEQNKKLESHKKKDFSFSWNMLKWPSFYVPAVVILILVFLIVFGRSVATLCTCVVWYVVPTLSECYYDSSKARKSVMNWKKRDYVWGWLNDTKMVNPEELASPRNGDFKAYSNGKNSGKHGHQKSW, encoded by the coding sequence ATGTTGAACCATTTTGTCTGTGGCAGTTTCCAGCACCAAGAAGAAGATGTTGCACCATGTTCAAGCCCCATGAAGTccaagagaaaaaaagaaagtagaaaTAACAACCCATACTCCGATCGAGGCTTAGACAAATTTTCAGCCCTTTTGGCTGATCTTGACGAGAGAAGGCAAAAGGTGTACTCTCAAACCAGTCCTCAGGAGATATCTTTGGTCCGCTTTGCCTATTCAAGCAACGATGATTTCGTTCCCATAGTAGTCAAACTGAAAAACAAGGATCAGAACAAGAAACACAAGAGTGAAGAACTCAAAACAACACACTTGACATCTTTCTCGGAGCAATTGGAGAAATCAGCTGATCATGAAGAAGCAACCGTGGAAGAAAGTAAGGAACAGAACAAAAAGTTGGAATCTCATAAGAAGAAAGATTTTAGCTTTTCATGGAACATGTTGAAGTGGCCTTCTTTCTATGTGCCAGCGgttgttattttgattttggtttttctGATTGTGTTTGGGAGATCTGTTGCAACACTCTGCACTTGTGTTGTGTGGTATGTGGTTCCCACGTTGAGTGAATGTTACTATGATAGTTCAAAGGCAAGGAAATCGGTGATGAACTGGAAGAAGAGAGATTATGTTTGGGGATGGTTGAATGACACGAAGATGGTGAATCCTGAAGAGTTAGCTTCTCCAAGAAATGGTGATTTCAAGGCTTATTCCAATGGCAAGAATTCAGGGAAACATGGCCACCAGAAAAGCTGGTGA
- the LOC108331319 gene encoding protein CYSTEINE-RICH TRANSMEMBRANE MODULE 10-like: protein MAYYGQNPPMSGPPPPPMGYPPPGYQGPPPPQPQAFATQAPPAQGQSSGAATGAMAGCLGALGCLCCLELCCCMECLDACC, encoded by the exons ATGGCTTACTACGGTCAAAATCCTCCTATGTCTGGGCCTCCTCCTCCTCCCATGG GGTATCCTCCACCAGGTTATCAAGGACCTCCTCCTCCGCAACCTCAAGCTTTTGCCACCCAGGCTCCGCCGGCGCAAGGACAGAGCTCAGGAGCTGCTACTGGTGCAATGGCGGGATG cCTTGGCGCGTTGGGATGCCTTTGTTGTCTAGAATTGTGCTGCTGCATGGAGTGCTTGGACGCGTGTTGTTGA